The following are encoded in a window of Halosolutus halophilus genomic DNA:
- a CDS encoding DUF7411 family protein: MDLGLLYSGGKDSTLAALLLDEFYDVTLVTGHFGVTDDWRHARDTAETVGFAFERLDLDPDVAHEAVDRIREDGFPRNGIQLVHQHALERLAGQGFDAIADGTRRDDRVPTVSRAQAQSLEDRHGIEYIAPLSGFGRTAVDQLVDARLEVTVGPSEEIDRADYEAELRSLVAEADGPEQVADFFPAHEQTYVTDVR; the protein is encoded by the coding sequence ATGGACCTCGGACTGCTCTACAGCGGCGGGAAGGACTCGACGCTCGCAGCGCTTCTCCTCGACGAGTTCTACGACGTCACGCTGGTGACCGGCCACTTCGGCGTCACCGACGACTGGCGTCACGCCAGGGACACCGCGGAGACGGTCGGCTTCGCCTTCGAACGGCTCGATCTCGATCCCGACGTCGCCCACGAGGCCGTCGATCGGATCCGCGAGGACGGCTTCCCCCGCAACGGCATCCAGCTGGTTCACCAGCACGCCCTCGAACGGCTGGCCGGCCAGGGGTTCGACGCGATCGCCGACGGAACCAGGCGGGACGATCGGGTGCCGACGGTCTCGCGCGCGCAGGCCCAGAGCCTCGAGGATCGTCACGGCATCGAGTACATCGCTCCGCTGTCGGGCTTCGGCCGGACCGCAGTCGACCAGCTGGTCGACGCCCGTCTCGAGGTGACGGTCGGCCCGAGCGAGGAGATCGACCGGGCCGACTACGAGGCCGAGTTGCGATCGCTCGTCGCCGAGGCGGACGGGCCAGAGCAGGTAGCCGACTTCTTCCCGGCGCACGAGCAGACGTACGTCACGGACGTTCGCTGA
- a CDS encoding DNA-binding protein — MSGSPDEEKLEELRQKKMEQLQEQAEAQQDSEAQEAAQQQAEAQKNALLRQHLTDDARKRLNTVKMSKPQFGEQVERQVVTLARSGRIQGKIDDAKMKQLLQELKPDSKSFDIKRR; from the coding sequence ATGAGCGGATCACCCGACGAGGAGAAACTCGAGGAACTCCGACAGAAGAAGATGGAGCAGCTCCAGGAACAGGCCGAGGCCCAGCAGGACAGCGAGGCCCAGGAGGCCGCCCAGCAGCAGGCCGAGGCCCAGAAGAACGCGCTCCTGCGCCAGCACCTGACCGACGACGCCCGCAAGCGGCTCAACACCGTCAAGATGAGCAAGCCGCAGTTCGGCGAACAGGTCGAACGGCAGGTCGTCACCCTCGCTCGATCGGGGCGCATCCAGGGCAAGATCGACGACGCGAAGATGAAACAGCTCCTCCAGGAGCTCAAGCCCGATTCGAAGAGCTTCGATATCAAGCGCCGGTAA
- a CDS encoding 30S ribosomal protein S19e yields MATMYDVPADDLIEALAEDLEDRLDEPDWSEFVKTGVDRELPPEQEDFWATRAASLLRKVADRGPVGVERLSTEYGGSKKGSTRYRVAPDKRADGSKNLIRTILQQLEDEDLVDIAEGEGRRVTPEGQSLLDDTAGEVLEELDRPELERYA; encoded by the coding sequence ATGGCTACGATGTACGACGTTCCGGCGGACGACCTCATCGAGGCGCTCGCCGAGGACCTCGAGGACCGACTCGACGAACCCGACTGGAGCGAGTTCGTAAAGACCGGCGTCGATCGCGAACTCCCGCCCGAACAGGAGGACTTCTGGGCGACCCGCGCCGCGAGCCTCCTGCGCAAGGTCGCCGATCGCGGACCCGTCGGCGTCGAACGACTCTCGACCGAATACGGTGGCTCGAAGAAGGGCTCGACCCGCTACCGCGTCGCACCCGACAAGCGCGCCGACGGCTCGAAGAACCTCATTCGAACCATCCTCCAGCAGCTCGAAGACGAAGACCTCGTCGACATCGCGGAGGGTGAGGGCCGCCGCGTCACCCCCGAGGGGCAGAGCCTGCTCGACGACACCGCCGGCGAGGTCCTCGAAGAACTCGATCGCCCGGAACTCGAGCGCTACGCGTAG